One genomic window of Equus caballus isolate H_3958 breed thoroughbred chromosome 6, TB-T2T, whole genome shotgun sequence includes the following:
- the CELA1 gene encoding chymotrypsin-like elastase family member 1, with translation MLRFLVFATLVLHGHSTQDVPETNARVVGGNDARKNSWPSQISLQYKSGSSWYHTCGGTLIKQKWVVTAAHCVDSQLTFRVVVGEHNLNQNDGTEQYVNVQKIVVHSQWNRNNVAAGYDIALLLLAQSVTLNSYVQLGVLPQSGTILPNNTPCYITGWGRTKTNGQLAQTLQEAYLPSVDYSTCSSSSYWGSTVKNTMVCAGGDGIRSGCQGDSGGPLHCLLNGKYAVHGVTSFVSSLGCNVSKKPTVFTRISAYISWINNVIASN, from the exons ATGCTTCGTTTCCTGGTGTTTGCCACCTTGGTCCTTCATG GACACAGCACCCAGGACGTTCCAGAAACCAACGCCCGGGTGGTTGGAGGGAATGATGCCCGGAAGAATTCTTGGCCCTCTCAG ATTTCCCTCCAGTACAAGTCTGGAAGTAGCTGGTATCACACCTGTGGAGGGACCCTCATCAAACAGAAATGGGTGGTGACAGCTGCTCACTGTGTGGAcag CCAACTGACCTTCCGTGTGGTGGTTGGAGAACACAACCTGAACCAGAACGATGGCACTGAGCAGTACGTGAATGTGCAGAAGATCGTGGTGCATTCCCAGTGGAACAGGAATAACGTGGCCGCTGG TTATGACATTGCCCTGCTGCTCCTGGCCCAGAGCGTCACCCTTAACAGCTACGTCCAGCTAGGTGTTCTGCCACAGTCGGGAACCATCCTGCCTAACAACACGCCCTGCTACATCACAGGCTGGGGCAGGACCAAGA CTAATGGGCAGCTGGCCCAGACCCTGCAGGAGGCTTACCTGCCTTCCGTGGACTATTCCacctgctccagctcctcctaCTGGGGCTCCACTGTGAAGAACACCATGGTGTGTGCTGGAGGAGACGGAATTCGCTCTGGATGCCAG GGTGATTCTGGGGGTCCCCTACACTGTTTGCTGAATGGCAAGTATGCTGTCCATGGAGTGACGAGCTTTGTGTCCAGCCTGGGCTGTAATGTCTCCAAGAAGCCCACGGTCTTCACCCGAATCTCTGCTTACATCTCTTGGATAAACAAT GTCATTGCCAGCAACTGA